Proteins from a genomic interval of Diaminobutyricimonas aerilata:
- the nusA gene encoding transcription termination factor NusA, with protein sequence MDIDLSVLRMLEREREIPFDELVRIIEQAILTAYLKHVGEQKTPGDTKAAGEHKPEAPGARVELDRKTGHVTVYVPEFDENGEQIGEAVDSPSDFGRIAAFAAKQVINQRLRDIGDDKVLGEFRGREGDIVAGVIQQGPNPRMVHVDLGSIEAILPPEEQVPGEEYTHGSRIRVYVTSVSKGLKGPSITVSRTHPSLVRKLFALEVPEIASGVVEITSLAREAGHRTKIAVRAKEPGVNAKGACIGELGQRVRAVTAELNNEKIDIVDYAEDLATFVANALSPAKVTSAFVIDPATKAVRALVPDYQLSLAIGKEGQNARLAAKLTGARIDIQPDSILEDEA encoded by the coding sequence GTGGACATCGACCTCAGCGTGCTGCGAATGCTGGAGCGGGAGCGCGAGATCCCCTTCGACGAGCTCGTCCGCATCATCGAGCAGGCCATCCTGACCGCCTACCTGAAGCACGTCGGCGAGCAGAAGACGCCCGGCGACACCAAGGCGGCCGGCGAGCACAAGCCCGAGGCGCCCGGCGCGCGGGTGGAGCTCGATCGCAAGACCGGTCACGTGACCGTGTACGTGCCCGAGTTCGACGAGAACGGCGAGCAGATCGGCGAAGCCGTCGACTCCCCGTCCGACTTCGGCCGCATCGCTGCGTTCGCCGCGAAGCAGGTCATCAACCAGCGGCTGCGCGACATCGGTGACGACAAGGTGCTCGGCGAGTTCCGCGGACGCGAAGGCGACATCGTCGCCGGCGTCATCCAGCAGGGACCGAACCCGCGCATGGTGCACGTCGACCTCGGTTCGATCGAGGCCATCCTGCCCCCCGAGGAGCAGGTGCCGGGCGAGGAGTACACGCACGGCTCCCGCATCCGCGTCTACGTCACGAGCGTGTCGAAGGGGCTCAAGGGCCCGTCGATCACCGTGAGCCGCACCCACCCGTCGCTCGTGCGCAAGCTCTTCGCGCTCGAGGTCCCCGAGATCGCGAGCGGCGTCGTGGAGATCACCTCGCTCGCCCGCGAGGCCGGTCACCGCACGAAGATCGCCGTGCGGGCGAAGGAGCCGGGCGTGAACGCCAAGGGCGCCTGCATCGGCGAACTCGGACAGCGCGTGCGGGCCGTGACCGCCGAGCTCAACAACGAGAAGATCGACATCGTCGACTACGCGGAGGACCTCGCCACGTTCGTCGCGAACGCCTTGTCTCCGGCCAAGGTGACGAGCGCGTTCGTGATCGACCCGGCGACGAAGGCCGTGCGGGCGCTCGTGCCCGACTACCAGTTGTCGCTCGCGATCGGCAAGGAGGGGCAGAACGCCCGCCTCGCCGCGAAGCTCACCGGCGCCCGCATCGACATCCAGCCCGACTCGATCCTCGAGGACGAGGCCTGA
- the rbfA gene encoding 30S ribosome-binding factor RbfA, whose product MADPQRARKMADRIKEIVARRLDRGLRDPRLGFVTITDVRVTGDLQHASIFYTVYGTDQEREDSAAALKAATGMLRTEVGRNITARLTPSLEFIADAVPENAASIERLLAEARQRDTEVSTLAVNATYAGDEDPYVKPREDDEDDEDDDER is encoded by the coding sequence ATGGCTGATCCGCAGCGGGCCCGCAAGATGGCGGACCGGATCAAGGAGATCGTCGCGCGCCGCCTCGACCGCGGCCTGCGCGACCCGCGGCTCGGATTCGTGACCATCACGGATGTGCGCGTAACGGGCGACCTGCAGCACGCCTCGATCTTCTACACGGTGTACGGCACCGACCAGGAGCGCGAGGACAGCGCCGCGGCCCTCAAGGCGGCGACCGGCATGCTGCGCACCGAGGTCGGCCGCAACATCACCGCGCGGCTCACCCCGAGCCTCGAGTTCATCGCGGACGCGGTGCCGGAGAACGCAGCCTCGATCGAGCGGTTGCTCGCCGAGGCGCGCCAGCGCGACACCGAGGTGTCGACGCTCGCCGTGAACGCGACCTACGCCGGCGACGAGGACCCGTACGTCAAGCCGCGTGAGGACGACGAGGACGACGAAGACGACGACGAGCGCTGA
- a CDS encoding Fpg/Nei family DNA glycosylase: MPELPEVHALAADLDARLRGRVVDRLDVVSFAVLKTFDPLVSALAGQTVWRVTRHGKFLDLAIGDLHLVGHLARAGWIRWRDGAPAASGRPGKGPLAARLVLDEGDGLDITEAGTKKSLALYVVTDPTLVPGIASLGPDPLDGAFTVDVLGGILKRAGRAQIKGVLRNQGNIAGIGNAYSDEILHVAKMSPFKPATLDEDETARLYDAIRSTLGDAIARSEGLAASELKKEKKSGMRVHGRTGEACPVCGDTVREVIFADSTLQYCPTCQTGGKPLADRLLSRLVK, translated from the coding sequence GTGCCCGAACTGCCCGAAGTCCACGCCCTCGCGGCGGACCTCGACGCCCGCCTGCGGGGCCGGGTCGTCGACCGCCTCGATGTCGTGTCGTTCGCCGTGTTGAAGACGTTCGATCCCCTGGTCTCCGCCCTCGCGGGGCAGACGGTGTGGCGGGTCACCCGTCACGGCAAGTTCCTCGACCTCGCGATCGGCGACCTGCACCTCGTCGGCCACCTCGCGCGGGCGGGGTGGATCCGCTGGCGCGACGGGGCCCCGGCCGCGTCCGGGCGGCCCGGGAAGGGTCCCCTCGCGGCGCGGCTCGTGCTCGACGAGGGCGACGGGCTCGACATCACCGAGGCGGGCACGAAGAAGAGCCTCGCCCTGTACGTGGTCACCGACCCGACACTCGTGCCGGGGATCGCGAGCCTCGGCCCGGATCCGCTCGACGGCGCCTTCACGGTCGACGTGCTGGGAGGCATCCTCAAGCGCGCCGGACGCGCTCAGATCAAGGGCGTGCTGCGCAATCAGGGGAACATCGCCGGCATCGGCAACGCCTACTCCGACGAGATCCTGCACGTCGCGAAGATGTCGCCGTTCAAACCGGCGACTCTCGACGAGGACGAGACGGCACGACTGTACGACGCCATCCGCTCGACCCTCGGTGATGCGATCGCCCGCTCGGAGGGACTCGCGGCGTCCGAACTCAAGAAGGAGAAGAAGTCGGGCATGCGGGTGCACGGTCGCACCGGCGAGGCGTGCCCGGTGTGCGGCGACACGGTGCGCGAGGTGATCTTCGCCGACTCGACGCTGCAGTACTGCCCGACGTGTCAGACGGGCGGCAAGCCGCTCGCCGACCGGCTGCTGTCGCGCCTCGTGAAGTGA
- the infB gene encoding translation initiation factor IF-2, with protein MAKPRVHEIASELGVDSKTALEKLKQMGEFVKGPSSSIEPPVARRLRAALQADGASAAPAKPAAAPAKPAAASTPSAPSAPRPGPAAPAAPAAQPAPAEAAPAAQPAPAAQAAPSAPAPQRPAAERPQAPAAPAASSAAPAAPGAAKPGTPAGGPRPGIPRPGNNPYAPSQGMARPGGPRPGIPRPGNNPFAPSQGMQRPGGPRPAAPRPGTPRPGVPGQRPNAPFQQRPGGGGRPGGAGGGFQRPGGAGGGAGGGFQRPGGGFSGPRPGGGGGRGRGPGGGTAGAFGRGGGKSKARKSKRTKRQEFEMRDAPSLGGVSVPRGNGNTVIRMRRGASISDFADKIESLTGMQVAPGNLVTVLFQLGEMATATESLDEATFEVLGAELGYKVQVVSPEDEDKELLEGFDIDLDQELADESDEDLEIRPPVVTVMGHVDHGKTKLLDAVRQANVVAGEAGGITQHIGAYQVWTEHEGFERAITFIDTPGHEAFTAMRARGAQVTDLAILVVAADDGIMPQTVEALNHAQAANVPIVVAVNKVDKEGANPAKVRQQLTEYGLVAEEYGGDTMFVDVSALTQKGIPDLLDAVLLTADAGLDLRANPNKDARGVAIEAKLDKGRGAVATVLIQSGTLRVGDAIVAGTAYGRVRAMMDENGETVTEAQPSRPVQVQGLSSVPRAGDTFLVTEDDRTARQIAEKREAVERNATLAKARKRISLEDFTRALEQGKVESLNLVIKGDVSGAVEALEEAVLKIEVDDSVQLRIIHRGVGAITESDVNLATIDNAIIVGFNVRPDTKARERAAREGVDIRFYSVIYSALEEIENSLKGMLKPEYEEVQSGVAEIREVFRSSKFGNIAGVIVRSGTITRNAKARVIRDGVVIADNLAIESLRRFKDDVTEVRTDFEAGIGLGKYNDIQIGDEIETIEMREKPRA; from the coding sequence GTGGCAAAACCACGCGTACACGAGATCGCGAGCGAACTCGGCGTCGACAGCAAGACCGCGCTTGAGAAGCTCAAGCAGATGGGCGAGTTCGTCAAGGGACCGTCCTCGAGCATCGAGCCGCCGGTCGCCCGGCGGCTGAGGGCCGCACTGCAGGCCGACGGCGCCTCCGCCGCTCCGGCGAAGCCCGCCGCTGCGCCCGCGAAGCCGGCCGCCGCGTCGACCCCGTCGGCGCCGTCCGCGCCGCGTCCCGGCCCGGCCGCACCCGCGGCTCCGGCCGCGCAGCCCGCGCCCGCCGAGGCGGCACCCGCCGCTCAGCCGGCTCCCGCAGCACAGGCGGCTCCGAGTGCTCCGGCGCCGCAGCGCCCCGCCGCCGAGCGTCCGCAGGCGCCCGCCGCACCCGCGGCGTCGTCCGCCGCTCCGGCCGCGCCCGGCGCGGCCAAGCCGGGCACCCCGGCCGGTGGCCCCCGCCCCGGCATCCCGCGCCCCGGCAACAACCCCTACGCCCCCTCGCAGGGCATGGCTCGACCGGGTGGACCCCGGCCCGGCATCCCGCGTCCGGGCAACAACCCGTTCGCGCCCTCGCAGGGCATGCAGCGCCCCGGCGGACCCCGTCCGGCCGCGCCGCGCCCCGGCACCCCGCGTCCCGGTGTGCCCGGACAGCGTCCGAACGCGCCCTTCCAGCAGCGCCCCGGTGGTGGTGGTCGACCCGGCGGTGCCGGCGGCGGCTTCCAGCGTCCCGGCGGTGCCGGCGGCGGTGCGGGCGGCGGCTTCCAGCGTCCCGGCGGCGGCTTCAGCGGCCCCCGTCCCGGTGGTGGCGGCGGTCGCGGTCGTGGCCCCGGCGGTGGTACCGCGGGTGCCTTCGGTCGCGGCGGCGGCAAGAGCAAGGCGCGCAAGTCGAAGCGGACGAAGCGGCAAGAGTTCGAGATGCGGGATGCCCCGTCGCTCGGCGGCGTCAGCGTTCCCCGCGGCAACGGCAACACGGTCATCCGCATGCGCCGCGGCGCGTCGATCTCCGACTTCGCGGACAAGATCGAGTCGCTGACCGGCATGCAGGTCGCCCCCGGAAACCTCGTCACCGTGCTGTTCCAGCTCGGTGAGATGGCGACCGCGACCGAGTCGCTCGACGAGGCCACCTTCGAGGTGCTCGGCGCCGAGCTCGGCTACAAGGTGCAGGTCGTCTCGCCCGAGGACGAGGACAAGGAGCTCCTCGAGGGCTTCGACATCGACCTCGACCAGGAACTCGCCGACGAGAGCGACGAGGACCTCGAGATCCGTCCGCCGGTCGTGACCGTCATGGGTCACGTCGACCACGGTAAGACGAAGCTCCTCGATGCGGTCCGCCAGGCGAACGTCGTCGCGGGTGAGGCCGGTGGCATCACCCAGCACATCGGTGCCTACCAGGTGTGGACCGAGCACGAGGGCTTCGAGCGCGCCATCACCTTCATCGACACCCCGGGTCACGAGGCGTTCACCGCCATGCGTGCCCGTGGTGCGCAGGTCACCGACCTCGCGATCCTCGTGGTCGCGGCCGACGACGGCATCATGCCGCAGACGGTGGAGGCCCTGAACCACGCCCAGGCGGCCAACGTGCCGATCGTGGTCGCGGTGAACAAGGTCGACAAGGAAGGCGCGAACCCGGCGAAGGTGCGTCAGCAGCTCACCGAGTACGGCCTCGTGGCCGAGGAGTACGGCGGCGACACGATGTTCGTCGACGTCTCCGCGCTCACCCAGAAGGGCATCCCCGACCTGCTCGACGCGGTGCTCCTCACCGCCGACGCGGGACTCGACCTGCGCGCCAACCCGAACAAGGATGCGCGCGGTGTCGCGATCGAGGCGAAGCTCGACAAGGGGCGCGGTGCGGTTGCGACCGTGCTCATCCAGTCGGGAACGCTGCGGGTCGGCGACGCGATCGTCGCCGGCACGGCCTACGGCCGTGTGCGGGCGATGATGGACGAGAACGGCGAGACCGTCACCGAAGCGCAGCCCTCGCGGCCCGTGCAGGTGCAGGGTCTCTCGAGCGTCCCGCGAGCCGGCGACACGTTCCTCGTCACCGAGGACGACCGCACGGCACGTCAGATCGCCGAGAAGCGCGAAGCCGTCGAGCGCAACGCCACGCTGGCCAAGGCCCGCAAGCGCATCAGCCTCGAGGACTTCACCCGTGCTCTCGAGCAGGGCAAGGTCGAATCGCTCAACCTCGTCATCAAGGGTGACGTCTCCGGTGCCGTCGAGGCGCTCGAAGAGGCCGTGCTCAAGATCGAGGTCGACGACTCCGTGCAGCTGCGCATCATCCACCGCGGTGTCGGTGCCATCACCGAGAGCGACGTCAACCTCGCGACGATCGACAACGCGATCATCGTGGGCTTCAACGTGCGGCCCGACACGAAGGCCCGCGAGCGCGCCGCGCGCGAGGGCGTCGACATCCGCTTCTACTCCGTCATCTACTCCGCCCTGGAGGAGATCGAGAACTCCCTCAAGGGAATGCTCAAGCCGGAGTACGAAGAGGTGCAGAGCGGTGTCGCCGAGATCCGCGAGGTGTTCCGCTCGAGCAAGTTCGGCAACATCGCCGGTGTCATCGTGCGCAGCGGGACCATCACCCGCAACGCGAAGGCCCGTGTCATCCGCGACGGCGTCGTCATCGCGGACAACCTGGCCATCGAGTCGCTGCGCCGCTTCAAGGACGACGTCACCGAGGTGCGCACCGACTTCGAGGCCGGTATCGGTCTGGGCAAGTACAACGACATCCAGATCGGCGACGAGATCGAGACGATCGAAATGCGCGAGAAGCCTCGGGCGTAA
- a CDS encoding DUF402 domain-containing protein codes for MPETALIRWRHGDRISGAYPTHVITDTAEEVALWQPAGVVGWRSSGDRGGPRGRNMLPGGWDGAYEPHEWTGDGVLRVYRPGDPWSVWRWLGDDGWSSHFYVNLETPWRRTAIGFDSSDWYLDLVVGPDSWRFKDEDELEWATGAGILTAGQRARIDSAARDAVALVTRRGWPFDADWDRWSPLPRSLPPLPDDWADTRI; via the coding sequence ATGCCCGAGACCGCTCTGATCCGCTGGCGCCACGGGGACCGGATCTCCGGCGCCTACCCGACCCACGTCATCACCGACACGGCGGAGGAGGTCGCCCTCTGGCAACCGGCCGGCGTGGTCGGATGGCGCTCCAGCGGAGACCGCGGCGGACCGCGGGGGCGCAACATGCTTCCGGGTGGCTGGGACGGCGCGTATGAGCCCCACGAGTGGACCGGCGACGGGGTGCTGCGCGTGTACCGCCCGGGCGACCCGTGGTCGGTGTGGCGGTGGCTCGGCGACGACGGCTGGTCGTCGCACTTCTACGTCAACCTCGAGACGCCGTGGCGTCGGACGGCGATCGGCTTCGACTCGTCCGACTGGTATCTGGATCTCGTGGTCGGACCGGACTCGTGGCGCTTCAAAGACGAGGACGAACTCGAGTGGGCGACCGGGGCGGGCATCCTCACCGCCGGGCAACGCGCCCGGATCGATTCCGCCGCGCGCGACGCGGTCGCGCTCGTGACCCGCCGCGGCTGGCCCTTCGACGCGGACTGGGACCGGTGGTCGCCGTTGCCGCGATCGCTGCCGCCGCTCCCCGACGACTGGGCAGACACCCGGATCTGA
- a CDS encoding ketopantoate reductase family protein codes for MRAGVIGAGAVGGALAALLHRGGHEVHVTARGEHLATLRESGLHLTGAWGEHRAAVSAAETLPAGVQFVIAATKAQDAPAAIRANAPVLKGIPLVVVQNGLGGVDAARSAAPDADVIGGLAVFAASHLRPGEVEVTAAGPLYLGGGVGEHDVPARFAASVLSPLLPVEVVADFTGAQWSKLVVNQVNALPAITGMSVQEVVAHSGLRRVMTDSMRENVRVGLTRGIEFGPLQGLTHRRLRLFAALPLSIGQLLPRLMARRMGAVPNPGSTLQSIRRGQPSEIDHLNGAVVRASERTNQTARVNRLLVELVHEVERTGRFLTPDEVLERVAAPGR; via the coding sequence ATGCGGGCGGGCGTGATCGGGGCGGGTGCCGTGGGCGGCGCGCTCGCGGCGCTGCTGCACCGCGGCGGCCACGAGGTGCACGTGACGGCGCGTGGCGAGCATCTCGCGACCCTGCGCGAGAGCGGCCTGCATCTCACGGGCGCGTGGGGCGAGCACCGCGCCGCCGTCTCGGCGGCGGAGACGCTTCCGGCCGGTGTGCAGTTCGTCATCGCCGCCACGAAGGCCCAGGATGCGCCGGCGGCGATCCGCGCCAACGCCCCGGTGCTCAAGGGCATCCCCCTCGTCGTCGTGCAGAACGGGCTGGGCGGAGTCGACGCGGCACGCTCGGCCGCCCCGGACGCCGACGTGATCGGCGGGCTCGCCGTCTTCGCGGCCTCCCATCTGCGACCCGGAGAGGTGGAGGTCACGGCCGCGGGTCCGCTCTACCTCGGCGGCGGGGTGGGCGAGCACGACGTGCCCGCTCGGTTCGCCGCATCCGTGCTCTCGCCGCTGCTTCCCGTGGAGGTCGTGGCCGACTTCACCGGTGCGCAGTGGAGCAAGCTCGTCGTCAACCAGGTGAACGCCCTGCCGGCGATCACCGGGATGAGCGTGCAGGAGGTGGTTGCGCACTCCGGCCTGCGCCGCGTGATGACCGACAGCATGCGGGAGAACGTGCGGGTGGGACTCACGCGTGGGATCGAATTCGGTCCGCTCCAGGGGCTCACCCACCGGCGGTTGAGGCTGTTCGCGGCCCTGCCGCTCTCGATCGGGCAGCTGCTCCCGCGGCTGATGGCCCGGCGCATGGGCGCGGTGCCGAATCCGGGTTCGACGCTGCAGAGCATCCGGCGGGGTCAGCCGAGCGAGATCGACCACCTCAACGGCGCGGTCGTGCGCGCATCCGAACGCACCAATCAGACGGCGCGCGTCAACCGGCTGCTCGTCGAGCTCGTGCACGAGGTGGAGCGCACGGGCCGGTTCCTCACCCCCGACGAGGTGCTCGAGCGCGTCGCCGCGCCGGGTCGCTGA
- a CDS encoding A/G-specific adenine glycosylase: protein MGDASERAPAAIAQNVIAPAVVAWYREHRRDLPWREPGFPAWGTLVSEFMLQQTPVARVIPRLAEWLDRWPTPGHLAASPAGDAVRAWDRLGYPRRALNLHAAAVAITERHGGRVPPDVDALLELPGVGPYTARAVAVFAYGLRHPVVDTNVRRVLARAVDGAALPGPASTRRDLAAMEALLPDDDADAAVFNAGAMELGAVVCTARSPRCEECPIRSACAWRAAGYPAHEGPRAPVQKRYEGSDRQARGVILGELRRSEVPVPEGALASLWPDAAQFARALAGLERDGLVRAHDDGWVLPD, encoded by the coding sequence ATGGGTGACGCCTCGGAACGTGCACCGGCTGCGATCGCACAGAACGTGATCGCCCCGGCGGTCGTCGCCTGGTACCGCGAGCACCGGCGCGACCTGCCCTGGCGGGAGCCCGGCTTCCCCGCGTGGGGCACCCTCGTGAGCGAGTTCATGCTGCAGCAGACGCCGGTCGCCCGGGTCATCCCGCGGCTCGCCGAGTGGCTCGACCGCTGGCCGACACCCGGCCACCTCGCCGCCTCGCCGGCTGGCGACGCCGTGCGGGCGTGGGATCGGCTCGGCTACCCGCGACGGGCCCTCAATCTGCACGCCGCCGCGGTCGCGATCACCGAGCGGCACGGCGGTCGGGTTCCGCCCGACGTCGACGCGCTGCTCGAACTCCCCGGCGTCGGTCCGTACACCGCCCGCGCGGTCGCCGTCTTCGCGTACGGGTTGCGTCATCCCGTCGTCGACACGAACGTGCGGCGTGTGCTCGCCCGCGCCGTCGACGGCGCCGCTCTGCCGGGCCCGGCGTCGACCCGGCGCGACCTCGCCGCGATGGAGGCGTTGCTGCCCGACGACGACGCCGACGCGGCCGTGTTCAACGCGGGGGCGATGGAGCTCGGCGCGGTCGTGTGCACCGCACGGTCGCCGCGGTGCGAGGAGTGCCCCATCCGCTCGGCGTGCGCGTGGCGCGCCGCCGGGTACCCGGCGCACGAGGGACCGCGCGCACCCGTGCAGAAGCGGTACGAGGGCTCGGACCGCCAGGCTCGCGGGGTGATCCTCGGGGAGCTGCGCCGGAGCGAGGTGCCCGTACCGGAGGGTGCGCTCGCCTCCCTCTGGCCGGATGCCGCGCAGTTCGCGCGCGCTCTCGCCGGGCTCGAGCGCGACGGTCTCGTGCGCGCCCACGACGACGGCTGGGTACTCCCCGACTGA
- a CDS encoding metallophosphoesterase, which translates to MTPDRPRSRRRRLLPAFAATAAVLAPLAAAPLPATAAEDLASRFTLAVLPDTQFYARYSADQFMPRYGNDPFAVQTQWLADHAEELKVPFVAHLGDVVDRVGTTREWEAADRAMQTLDDADVPYSILAGNHDVRNSADDWYDTDYDLANEPFVQWFGAERAAEQSTYGGSDPTGFNQYHVFEAEGQQFLVLALSWRASDATLAWAQEVLDANPTLPVILTTHSLLNIQPDGVSPKEDPYGQRLWEKLIRANDQIFLTFNGHFHGSTQLTKTNDFGHPVTQVLMDYQMAYEGGNGFLGLLEFDLTNNRISVQTASPWVVWKPRESLTSYDQAFLEEPNQQFTIDLDFEERFARFAPDFTAGTPDEPSLTQKARDILLDGFEGPEPIDLQQPGSRDDFVEVEGTLAHWRFGGTGEGVVAEGQTFEDIAGDADLHRVPITASGSDSAQVGDVTVDDDANPFSSDSAAVCFANSDKRTDRFSILATEDTAAVNNAQLENGYTIETFLKIDESWNSDANSWMKAIVRSGNRSQLPGMPWSQWDYTASPVALGLSNLKEFQWTEVPVTTTKGDRTAWSGEIILDRWVHVAMVNDPAKQTTTMYVDGAPVLRNATDTLGHSLNEDMPWVFGADWVDDHATNGWAGCIGETRVIDHPTTPEQWLTARPDLSGFSAELPTGTLPAGTVIDEITGEGTPGATVTLTGDLAGTAVVAEDGSWSIPVGEQVAAGGAAHAGMRSAAVLPRAALAPGEYAVEVRQGFGPRVSDPIGSTFAIAAAPTDPGTGTPGTGTPGSGTPGSGTPRPAGDGLASTGGTVSPIVPIGAGVLLLAGLAGVLIARRRRTGAAQAGTESAE; encoded by the coding sequence GTGACCCCTGACCGTCCGCGCTCCCGCCGCCGGCGCCTGCTCCCCGCCTTCGCGGCGACGGCAGCCGTGCTCGCGCCGCTCGCCGCCGCACCGCTCCCCGCCACCGCGGCGGAGGACCTCGCGTCGCGCTTCACCCTCGCGGTGCTGCCCGACACGCAGTTCTACGCCCGCTACTCCGCCGACCAGTTCATGCCGCGCTACGGCAACGACCCGTTCGCCGTGCAGACGCAGTGGCTCGCCGACCACGCCGAGGAGCTGAAGGTGCCCTTCGTGGCCCACCTCGGCGATGTCGTCGACCGGGTCGGCACGACGCGCGAGTGGGAGGCCGCCGACCGTGCGATGCAGACCCTCGACGACGCCGACGTGCCCTACTCGATCCTCGCCGGCAACCACGACGTGCGGAACTCGGCCGACGACTGGTACGACACCGACTACGACCTCGCGAACGAGCCCTTCGTGCAGTGGTTCGGCGCCGAGCGCGCAGCGGAACAGTCGACCTACGGCGGCAGCGACCCGACCGGGTTCAACCAGTACCACGTGTTCGAGGCGGAGGGACAGCAGTTCCTCGTGCTCGCGCTCAGCTGGCGCGCCTCCGACGCGACCCTCGCCTGGGCCCAGGAGGTGCTCGACGCGAACCCCACCCTCCCGGTCATCCTCACCACCCACTCGCTGCTGAACATCCAGCCCGACGGCGTCTCGCCCAAGGAGGACCCGTACGGCCAGCGCCTCTGGGAGAAGCTGATCCGCGCGAACGACCAGATCTTCCTGACCTTCAACGGCCACTTCCACGGCTCGACGCAGCTGACGAAGACCAACGACTTCGGTCACCCGGTCACGCAGGTGCTCATGGACTACCAGATGGCGTACGAGGGCGGCAACGGCTTCCTCGGCCTGCTCGAGTTCGACCTCACGAACAACCGGATCTCGGTGCAGACGGCGTCGCCGTGGGTGGTCTGGAAGCCGCGCGAGTCGCTCACCTCGTACGACCAGGCGTTCCTCGAGGAGCCGAACCAGCAGTTCACGATCGACCTCGACTTCGAGGAGCGCTTCGCCCGGTTCGCGCCCGACTTCACCGCGGGCACGCCCGACGAGCCGTCGCTCACCCAGAAGGCGCGCGACATCCTGCTCGACGGGTTCGAGGGCCCGGAGCCGATCGACCTGCAGCAGCCGGGCTCGCGTGACGACTTCGTCGAGGTCGAGGGCACGCTCGCGCACTGGCGCTTCGGCGGCACCGGGGAGGGCGTCGTGGCCGAGGGTCAGACCTTCGAGGACATCGCCGGCGACGCCGACCTGCACCGCGTTCCGATCACCGCGAGCGGCTCCGACTCCGCCCAGGTGGGCGATGTGACCGTGGACGACGACGCGAACCCGTTCTCGTCGGATTCGGCCGCCGTGTGCTTCGCGAACAGCGACAAGCGCACCGACCGGTTCAGCATCCTCGCCACCGAGGACACCGCGGCGGTCAACAACGCGCAGCTCGAGAACGGCTACACGATCGAGACGTTCCTCAAGATCGACGAATCGTGGAACTCGGATGCGAACAGCTGGATGAAGGCGATCGTGCGCTCCGGCAACCGCAGCCAGCTGCCCGGCATGCCGTGGTCGCAGTGGGACTACACCGCCTCACCCGTCGCTCTGGGACTCTCGAACCTCAAGGAGTTCCAGTGGACCGAGGTGCCCGTGACGACCACCAAGGGCGACCGCACCGCGTGGTCGGGCGAGATCATCCTCGACCGCTGGGTGCACGTCGCGATGGTGAACGACCCGGCGAAGCAGACCACCACCATGTACGTCGACGGCGCCCCGGTGCTGCGCAATGCGACCGACACCCTCGGTCACAGCCTCAACGAGGACATGCCGTGGGTGTTCGGCGCCGACTGGGTCGACGACCACGCCACGAACGGCTGGGCGGGCTGCATCGGCGAGACGCGCGTGATCGACCACCCGACCACCCCGGAGCAGTGGCTCACCGCGCGCCCCGACCTGTCGGGCTTCTCGGCGGAGCTCCCGACCGGCACCCTGCCGGCCGGCACCGTGATCGACGAGATCACCGGTGAGGGCACCCCCGGCGCCACGGTGACGCTCACCGGCGACCTCGCCGGCACCGCCGTCGTCGCGGAGGACGGCTCGTGGAGCATCCCGGTCGGCGAGCAGGTCGCCGCCGGCGGCGCCGCCCACGCGGGCATGCGGAGCGCCGCCGTGCTCCCCCGCGCCGCGCTCGCCCCGGGCGAGTACGCGGTCGAGGTGCGCCAGGGCTTCGGCCCGCGCGTCTCCGACCCGATCGGCAGCACGTTCGCGATCGCCGCGGCCCCGACCGACCCCGGTACGGGCACCCCGGGCACGGGCACTCCCGGCTCCGGTACACCGGGCTCGGGCACTCCGCGCCCGGCCGGTGACGGTCTCGCCTCGACGGGCGGCACCGTGTCGCCGATCGTGCCGATCGGCGCGGGCGTGCTGCTGCTCGCCGGTCTCGCCGGCGTGCTGATCGCCCGACGCCGCCGGACGGGCGCCGCCCAGGCCGGCACCGAGTCGGCCGAGTAA
- a CDS encoding YlxR family protein, with the protein MRPGVDLRPGGTTLEAVRTCLGCRQRDSRSALLRVIARDGQVIVDVAARLPGRGAWVHPTRDCVETAIRRRAFGRALRVDGPLAAEPVLTYLGNHPNPSTS; encoded by the coding sequence GTGCGCCCGGGGGTCGACCTCCGGCCGGGAGGGACTACACTGGAAGCCGTCAGAACCTGCCTCGGTTGTCGGCAGCGTGACTCACGATCGGCCTTGCTGCGCGTGATCGCGCGCGATGGCCAGGTGATCGTGGATGTCGCAGCCCGCTTGCCGGGTCGTGGCGCGTGGGTCCACCCCACCCGCGATTGCGTCGAGACCGCCATCCGGCGCCGCGCCTTCGGTCGTGCGCTCCGGGTCGACGGCCCCCTCGCCGCGGAACCGGTTCTGACATATCTCGGGAACCACCCGAATCCATCTACCAGCTGA